In the genome of Streptomyces sp. SLBN-118, the window GAGGGTGTCTTCGGCCAGCTGGTCCGCGGCTATCGCGGAGTGACGCGTGCGCGCCGCACCGTCGAGTGTGTGGAGGGCCTCGGCGGTCGCTGTTCCCCGGCCCGTCTTGAGGGGACCTCCGATGTACTTCTCCGGAAGCGGTGGCGGTGCATCGGAAGCCGAGATCCATTTGCCAGCGGGATCTTTCACCAGCTGGGGTGGAACGAGTCCGCTTTCGTCGGCCACCTTAGTGCTGAGCCGGTTGCCGTTGGACTTGTAGTACTTCTCGAAATACCCCGGCTCGTTGTTGGCCCGGTCGACTTGCCGACGCATGACTTCACTGGGGTCGGCGGAGGTGCCACCCTGGCCAGCCGTCCCGCGGTTGTCGCCACTCGTCCCACCACCATGTTGATCCGGGTGAGCGCCGCCATGCGTCACATCACCGGCGCCGCCGCCAGCGACATGACCAGCATTGGGCGCCCCGTTGTGGGGCGTGTCGCCGACCCGCGATCCGTCACCGTGACCGGACGAGCCGGATTCGCCATGGGCCGGCGAGGGGTCGCGCCCGCCGGGGAAGTTGTCGCCAACGTGAGCCCCGACCGCGACGGGTTCCCTTGGGCCCACCCTGACGGGATCGTGATGGGGTGTCGCGGGGGTGTGGTCGGCCCCGCGTTCGGCGGCGCTTACTTCCCTGGGGATGTCGTCAATGTTCTGGACGACTTTGCCGTTCTGGTCGAGCAGTGCTCCGGTCTTGCTGTTGAGGTAGACCGTCTTGCCCTCGGGGTTGACAAGCTTGACCGTGTTGTCGGGTAGCACGACCGCGTTCTGGGGCAGGCTGAACTTCCCGGCTGCCAGGTCGGTGTAAACGCCGGCGTTGACGTTCTTGAGGTTCGCGAACAGGTCGCCGACCTTGACTGTGGCGAACTTGCCGGCCTTGCCGACATACGTGATGGGGTCGATCAGTCGTCCTGCCTTGCCGACGACCGAGACAGCCTTGGCGACCGCCCCACCCTTCGCGGCGGCGCCCGTGCCGCCGGTGAAGACGGTGGTGACGACGTTGAAAGTCACCGCACCTGCAGCACGGGCGGGGTTCTTGCCCCATTCGTCCCAGGCGACGAGAGCTTTGCCGGTCTCCTTCAGCGCGGTACGGGAATCACGAACCCAGCTCGGCAGTTTGTCGTCGGGCAGGGCCCAGAAGGCGATGTTGACGCCGGGCGTGATGGTTATGGCCAGGCCGGTGGCCACCTTGGCCAGGCCGGTCCACGCCTGCCCGGCGGCGTCCCAGCCGTCCACTCCGACCAGAGTCCCCAGGCCGCGGATGGTGCCCCAGACGCCGTCAACGATGATGCCGTCCCAGACGAAGGACTTCGCCCAGTGGCCGATCTCCCACCAGCGGTGGGATTCCTCCACCTTTGAGCCCCAGGGAACACCCTCGGCGTGGTCGAGGTCGTCACCTTTGAAGCCGTACATGTTCTTGCCGTGGGAGCCGTCGTCAACCACGTAATGCGTGCCGCAGAACAGAGCGGTGATCTTGTTCGCGCAAGTGCGTTCGGCTTCCCAGAACGCGGCGACGGTGGAATTGACGTCGTGCAGCAGGTCGTTGTTCTTGTCGACCTTGTCTTCGTCGTCCTTCCAGTGCTCGTCGCCCCTGATGTCCCCGACGAAAGTGGTGGCCTCTTCCTTCAGCCGCTTGAGCTTGGCCGCGAGCGGCCGCACCTCCGTGGCGTACGCGTCCAGTGCTGAGGAGACAGTCTCCAGCTGGTCGGCGAAGAAGTCCGAGTCCGCTTTGACCGGAGCGGTGGTCGCGAACAGTTTCTCCGCCTCGGGGGCGGCATAGAAGGCGGACAGGCCTTGGAACTCGGAGTGCACCAAGGCACCGGAGGTTCGGAACATCACCGCATCCGCGGTGAGCACCAGCGTGTCCGTCTCCAGTTGTTCCAGATCCCCGGTGAACTGCGGTATCTCGGAGGGGTTGATGGCGTCGCTCACTTCGCCCCCTTGCCGTCGCCGACACCCGGCAGATCAATCTTGGGTTCCTTGAGCGCCTCGCGCTGCGCGTCGGCAGCCATGTCCAGGTCACCCTGCACATAGGCGTTGGTCGCCTTGGCCGCACCAGTTAGCGAATTGGAGGTACGCGCGGCGATGTACGCCAGTCGGCGCTGATGGGCCTCGATGAACTGGCCCAGGGCTCCCGCCACCAGGCCCATCGTGCCGTCCTTCTCATGACCGCCCTGGGTGACGGTGCCTGCTGACTTCGCTGCGCTGGTCATGGTGGTCTCCAGCGTCTTGCCTGCGTTCGACAGCCCCTCGGCCGCCTTGCCTGCCTTGGTGAGGACGCCCTGCACCCCGGAGGGCGAGATATCCCATCCCACGACGAAAACCCCCTGATCAAACACCCCGTATACGCACCCCTGCCCACTGGGCGCGCACTTTTGTCAGTCGACACCGTGCGCAGGTGCCGTCAGCCGATGCCGTCATCCGAGGCACCGGCAAGACCGTCGTCAGCCGATGTTGTCGACCGCCGCCTTGGCTTTCGCCAGAGTCGCCTGAGCGGTGCCGTCGTTCTGCTCCAGCGTCGAGCGGACGAGGCGGATGATGTCCCGCACCTCGTTGGCGGCTCGGTGCCAGCGGAGTTCCTTGCCGTGGTACTCGTCTGACACCCCGTCGGCAGTGAAGTCGGCCATCGCCGCCTTCACTGCGCGGTCACGGTCACTGAGCACTTGCTCCAACTGGCCGATGATCCCCTGGATGCCACCCTGCACCTCGACTGAGGCACCGGTGTCGTAGGACCGGCGGTCCTGGTTCTGTCCCATCGTGGATTCCCCCTGCCGCTTCAGCGCGCGCCGAAACGGGCGGCATCGAAGTTCGCTGACCCCATGTTCTGGTGGGCGTTGCTCTCTTGCTCCTGGTCACCGGTTCCGAACGCGCCGTCCATGCCCGTCTGACCGCCGAGAATCGCCTGCAGAGACCCGTTTAGGGCACCTGTAATCTCGTCCGCACGAGACTTGAACGAATCGAATGCGG includes:
- a CDS encoding pore-forming ESAT-6 family protein translates to MGQNQDRRSYDTGASVEVQGGIQGIIGQLEQVLSDRDRAVKAAMADFTADGVSDEYHGKELRWHRAANEVRDIIRLVRSTLEQNDGTAQATLAKAKAAVDNIG
- a CDS encoding DUF6507 family protein, with protein sequence MGWDISPSGVQGVLTKAGKAAEGLSNAGKTLETTMTSAAKSAGTVTQGGHEKDGTMGLVAGALGQFIEAHQRRLAYIAARTSNSLTGAAKATNAYVQGDLDMAADAQREALKEPKIDLPGVGDGKGAK